One Trichocoleus sp. genomic region harbors:
- a CDS encoding bifunctional 4-hydroxy-2-oxoglutarate aldolase/2-dehydro-3-deoxy-phosphogluconate aldolase: MVRVAWLSQVQQEKAIAVIRAPQVEMGVQMAQAVAAGGMGLIEITWNSDRPADLVQHLRSSLPDCWIGAGTLLTVDDVKAAIESGAQFLFTPHTNLKLIETAVSLKVPIVAGALTPSEIVTAWQAGATCVKVFPIQAIGGASYLKSLREPLGQIPLIPTGGVTIDNAAEFIAAGAVAVGLSGQLFPKAALDRGDWAEIGDRAARLMKQVRK; this comes from the coding sequence ATGGTAAGGGTGGCTTGGCTTTCGCAAGTACAGCAAGAAAAGGCAATCGCTGTCATTCGTGCACCGCAGGTTGAAATGGGGGTGCAGATGGCGCAGGCTGTTGCGGCAGGTGGAATGGGTCTGATTGAGATTACCTGGAATAGCGATCGTCCGGCTGATCTGGTGCAGCATTTGCGATCGAGTCTGCCTGATTGCTGGATTGGTGCAGGCACGCTGTTAACGGTGGATGATGTGAAAGCGGCGATCGAGTCAGGAGCGCAGTTTTTGTTTACGCCTCATACCAACCTGAAGCTGATTGAAACCGCCGTGAGTTTAAAGGTGCCAATTGTGGCGGGAGCCTTAACGCCCAGTGAAATTGTCACTGCATGGCAGGCAGGCGCAACCTGTGTGAAGGTATTTCCGATTCAGGCGATCGGCGGAGCCAGCTATCTCAAAAGCTTGCGGGAACCACTTGGGCAGATTCCCTTAATTCCTACGGGAGGTGTGACGATCGATAATGCAGCAGAGTTTATTGCAGCAGGAGCCGTAGCAGTGGGCTTGTCAGGGCAGCTCTTTCCGAAAGCAGCGCTCGATCGAGGGGATTGGGCAGAAATTGGCGATCGGGCAGCTCGGTTAATGAAGCAAGTGCGAAAGTAG
- a CDS encoding DUF565 domain-containing protein — translation MQNTRLSTFVDSLAQRFSQSLRNPWRRLSLLVISLLGGNFLATTISTVAGQKAELDVLAALLLVGFTELISWIVYRRDRVPVPTTNRPATRSLFLETTNGLKLGLIYGLFVEAFKLGS, via the coding sequence GCACTTTCGTTGATTCCCTGGCTCAACGGTTTAGTCAATCGCTTCGCAACCCTTGGCGGCGGTTGTCGCTGCTGGTCATTAGTCTCTTGGGCGGCAACTTTCTTGCTACTACCATTTCAACCGTTGCAGGACAGAAGGCAGAACTGGATGTTTTGGCTGCCTTGTTGCTGGTTGGATTTACAGAGTTAATTAGCTGGATTGTGTATCGGCGGGATCGGGTTCCTGTTCCGACGACAAATCGTCCGGCAACGCGATCGTTATTTCTGGAAACAACGAATGGCTTAAAACTAGGGCTGATTTACGGTTTATTTGTGGAAGCGTTCAAGCTGGGTAGTTAA
- a CDS encoding glycerate kinase, whose protein sequence is MKVAQILTDWVNGKELSSAAKAQLASQRLFDQHHARAWRTTPETVHQTIEQQLVLLRSIYPALAQFCINRLGWQDCPLNLLWELWLPLAEQIADWHQPLQKPLIQGILGGQGTGKTTLAAVLTQILGFLGLRVCRLSLDDLYKTYADRLSLQQFDSRYRWRGPPGTHDVELGLSVLQQLHNAAPTVLIPRFDKSAYGGAGDRTVSETITQVDIVLFEGWFVGVRPIDPATFDHAPPPILTANDRQFARDMNAKLQDYVPLWEQLDRLIVLYPTNYRLSQTWRKEAEQQMKLTGRSGMNDQEVDEFVNYFWQALHPDLFITPMLKDKQVDLVIELDVHHLPIQIYRPDAVETDQSN, encoded by the coding sequence ATGAAGGTTGCCCAAATTTTGACGGATTGGGTCAATGGCAAGGAGCTATCGTCCGCAGCAAAAGCTCAGCTTGCCAGCCAGCGATTGTTCGATCAGCATCACGCCAGAGCGTGGCGCACCACGCCAGAGACAGTTCATCAAACCATTGAGCAGCAGTTAGTTCTATTGCGATCGATCTATCCTGCTCTTGCTCAGTTCTGCATTAATCGTTTGGGGTGGCAGGATTGCCCTTTGAACTTACTGTGGGAGTTGTGGCTGCCGCTGGCTGAGCAGATCGCAGACTGGCATCAACCGCTGCAAAAACCTTTAATTCAAGGAATCCTGGGGGGTCAGGGAACCGGAAAGACAACACTTGCGGCAGTTCTGACTCAAATTCTCGGTTTCTTAGGTTTACGGGTCTGTCGGCTCTCACTGGATGACCTCTACAAAACCTATGCCGATCGCCTCAGTCTTCAACAATTTGATTCTCGCTATCGCTGGCGCGGACCACCCGGAACGCATGATGTTGAATTAGGTTTATCTGTGCTTCAACAGTTGCACAATGCCGCTCCCACTGTCCTGATTCCCCGCTTTGATAAGTCTGCTTATGGGGGCGCAGGCGATCGAACAGTCTCAGAAACCATCACTCAGGTAGACATTGTTTTATTTGAGGGCTGGTTTGTCGGCGTTCGACCCATCGATCCAGCCACGTTTGACCATGCTCCACCCCCTATCCTGACGGCAAACGATCGTCAATTTGCCCGAGATATGAACGCCAAACTTCAGGACTATGTGCCCTTGTGGGAGCAGCTCGATCGCCTGATTGTGCTTTATCCAACGAATTATCGACTCAGCCAGACCTGGCGCAAAGAGGCAGAACAGCAAATGAAATTAACAGGGCGATCGGGCATGAATGATCAGGAGGTGGATGAGTTTGTGAACTATTTCTGGCAAGCATTACACCCAGATCTGTTCATCACACCCATGCTAAAAGACAAGCAGGTTGACCTTGTAATTGAACTTGATGTTCATCACCTCCCAATCCAAATTTATCGCCCTGATGCAGTTGAAACAGATCAATCTAACTGA
- a CDS encoding NB-ARC domain-containing protein: MCFKASEQGKTRIREALQERGLGIQEKQTFDALEQAGYPVAEATWKRFVYGTRPIRGATFKGYCQFLQLDWSEIIDCPMPGFPSPQDWDSAPIESHFYGRDREFVELKQWFSPTSRCQLGILYGMGGIGKTALAAKLANQLKQQFTAFVWQSYAWADPVERTLIELLDRLSPSAISRTERQSGLSLRSLETKLLEELRRRRILIVLDEQNLEETECVEYRATYQRYRSLLQKISLQKHQSHLLVTIREKPSDITVIANGVVQAYCLTQLDENACFNILRTKELIFDEQSGRELVQRYGGNPLALKLVASVIQSDLFQCRVEEFLVHTLVVPEPIEMILEQHWKCLNPLERAILCCLATVEPLHRDELRQQPLLQNAGSSDFIKAMSALERRSLLAKVSEGHQVFYTLQPMTRQFFRRYLL, from the coding sequence ATGTGCTTCAAAGCATCAGAACAAGGCAAAACCAGAATTCGGGAAGCCTTGCAAGAGCGGGGGTTGGGCATTCAGGAGAAGCAGACTTTTGATGCCCTGGAACAGGCAGGATATCCTGTGGCTGAAGCAACCTGGAAGCGATTTGTCTATGGCACACGTCCGATTCGAGGAGCTACGTTTAAGGGATATTGCCAGTTTCTCCAGTTGGACTGGAGCGAGATCATCGATTGCCCGATGCCAGGTTTCCCTTCGCCACAAGACTGGGACTCTGCGCCGATCGAATCTCACTTTTACGGGCGCGATCGAGAATTTGTTGAGCTGAAACAGTGGTTCTCCCCAACCAGTCGCTGCCAATTAGGAATTCTATACGGGATGGGAGGAATTGGCAAAACTGCCCTGGCTGCAAAATTGGCGAATCAGCTCAAGCAGCAGTTTACAGCTTTTGTCTGGCAGTCTTATGCCTGGGCTGACCCAGTTGAACGAACCCTGATTGAATTACTCGATCGCTTATCGCCATCTGCAATTAGCCGTACCGAACGGCAATCGGGTCTTTCGCTTCGCTCACTAGAAACCAAGCTGCTGGAGGAACTGCGACGCCGCCGTATCCTGATTGTTCTTGACGAGCAAAACCTGGAAGAGACAGAATGCGTTGAGTATCGCGCAACTTATCAGAGATATCGATCGTTGCTGCAAAAGATCAGCTTACAAAAACATCAGAGTCATCTTTTAGTAACAATTCGAGAGAAACCGTCAGACATTACGGTTATTGCAAATGGAGTCGTTCAGGCTTATTGCTTAACCCAGCTTGATGAGAATGCCTGTTTTAATATTTTGAGAACGAAAGAGTTGATTTTTGATGAACAGTCTGGTCGAGAGTTGGTTCAACGATATGGTGGAAATCCCCTTGCTCTAAAGCTTGTTGCATCTGTAATTCAAAGTGATTTATTTCAATGTCGGGTAGAAGAGTTTTTGGTACATACGCTGGTCGTTCCAGAACCGATCGAAATGATCCTAGAGCAGCACTGGAAATGCCTGAATCCACTGGAGCGGGCGATCTTGTGCTGTTTGGCAACTGTTGAGCCTTTGCATCGAGATGAGCTACGACAGCAGCCTTTGCTCCAAAATGCAGGTTCTTCAGACTTTATTAAAGCGATGTCTGCCCTGGAACGGCGATCGCTGCTGGCAAAAGTGTCGGAAGGACATCAAGTTTTTTACACGCTACAGCCAATGACCAGGCAATTTTTTAGGCGATATTTGCTCTAG
- a CDS encoding sodium:proton antiporter has product MDIYILDLLVIGILLLFVTLGSGWIARLPLSYALIYLLFGVFLSPYGVNLIQVRPEAEFLERLTEMVVLISLFSCGLKMNRPLRLHLWTSPARLIGFLMPISIVGIALIGHLFLGMSWGVSILLGAILAPTDPVLASEVQLFNPDDQDELRFGLTSEGGLNDAFAFPFVYFGLHWLKDENWQNWFTQWVLVDLIWATAAGLAMGIAIARIVVWIDKRLQQIRPADALMEDFVALSMILLTYSLTELIHGYGFLAVFVAGVVAQRHYHNPEKRSSQIEFTESIEKLLEVGTILLLGSLLRFEPIMRFLPQSLLVAGMLFFVIRPIGAWISTLGEHQNPIRPWLFGWFGIRGVGSLYYLTYALGEGLQDGIGEQIAWITFTTIVLSVVIHGISSTPLMNWYEKHLERRKKRLGEVAEAEISIHSD; this is encoded by the coding sequence GTGGATATATACATTCTCGATCTGCTTGTTATTGGCATCCTGCTGCTGTTTGTCACGCTCGGCTCTGGCTGGATTGCGCGACTGCCCCTCTCTTATGCACTCATTTACCTGTTATTTGGCGTTTTTCTCAGCCCTTATGGAGTCAATCTCATTCAAGTCCGTCCAGAGGCAGAATTTTTAGAGCGGCTGACTGAAATGGTCGTTCTCATTTCTCTGTTTAGCTGCGGTTTAAAGATGAATCGTCCGCTCAGACTCCATCTCTGGACTTCTCCGGCGCGTTTAATTGGCTTTTTGATGCCTATCTCTATTGTAGGTATTGCTTTAATTGGACATTTATTTTTAGGAATGAGTTGGGGAGTCTCAATTTTATTAGGTGCAATTCTTGCTCCAACTGATCCAGTTTTAGCCTCAGAGGTGCAATTGTTTAATCCAGATGACCAAGATGAGCTGCGCTTTGGTTTGACTTCTGAAGGTGGATTGAATGATGCGTTTGCCTTTCCGTTTGTTTACTTCGGACTGCATTGGTTGAAAGACGAAAATTGGCAGAATTGGTTTACACAGTGGGTTTTAGTTGATCTAATTTGGGCAACAGCTGCTGGACTTGCCATGGGAATTGCCATTGCTCGAATTGTTGTCTGGATTGACAAACGACTGCAACAAATCCGTCCTGCTGATGCGTTAATGGAGGATTTTGTTGCCCTCAGTATGATTCTTTTAACCTACTCCTTAACTGAACTCATTCACGGCTATGGATTTTTGGCAGTATTTGTTGCGGGGGTTGTTGCACAGCGACACTATCATAATCCTGAGAAGCGTTCCTCTCAAATCGAATTTACTGAATCGATCGAAAAACTGTTAGAAGTCGGAACCATTCTGCTGCTTGGCTCACTGCTGCGGTTTGAGCCGATCATGCGCTTTTTACCGCAATCGCTGCTAGTTGCCGGGATGCTGTTTTTTGTTATCCGTCCGATCGGAGCTTGGATCAGCACCCTCGGAGAACATCAAAACCCGATACGTCCCTGGTTGTTTGGCTGGTTTGGAATTCGCGGTGTTGGCTCCCTCTACTATCTCACTTATGCTTTAGGTGAAGGGTTGCAAGACGGTATAGGGGAACAAATTGCCTGGATTACCTTCACGACGATCGTGCTCTCAGTTGTGATTCACGGAATTAGTTCAACGCCTTTAATGAACTGGTATGAAAAACATCTAGAAAGGCGGAAAAAGCGTTTGGGAGAAGTGGCTGAAGCAGAAATTTCAATTCATTCTGATTGA
- the ftsH3 gene encoding ATP-dependent zinc metalloprotease FtsH3 has product MNNKRWRNAGLYGLLLVVVIFLATALLDRQPQSTTTWRYSQFINRVESGQVEKVMISADRSKALAKTSDGQNIAVNLPNDPELLDILQKNGVDIAVSPQAEDNVWARVLSTLLIPFLLLVVLFFVLRRAQSGPGSQAMNFGKSKARVQMEPQTQVTFNDVAGIEQAKLELAEVVDFLKNADRFTAVGAKIPKGVLLVGPPGTGKTLLAKAVAGEAGVPFFSISGSEFVEMFVGVGASRVRDLFEQAKANAPCIVFIDEIDAVGRQRGAGLGGGNDEREQTLNQLLTEMDGFEGNTGIIIIAATNRPDVLDSALLRPGRFDRQVVVDRPDYAGRLEVLNVHARGKTLAKDVDLEKIARRTPGFTGADLANLLNEAAILAARRNLTEISMDEVNDAIDRVLAGPEKKDRVMSEKRKQLVAYHEAGHALVGALMPDYDPVQKISIIPRGRAGGLTWFTPSEDRMDSGLYSRSYLQNQMAVALGGRIAEELVFGEEEVTTGASNDLQQVARVARQMVTRFGMSDRLGPVALGRSQGGMFLGRDIVAERDFSEETAAAIDDEVRNLVDQAYRRSKQVLQENREVLNNLADMLIDRETVDSEELQELLATSNVRVASIP; this is encoded by the coding sequence GTGAATAATAAGCGGTGGAGAAATGCGGGGCTGTATGGACTCTTGCTTGTAGTTGTCATTTTCTTGGCAACGGCATTGCTCGATCGGCAGCCTCAAAGTACAACAACCTGGCGGTATAGCCAGTTTATCAATCGGGTCGAAAGCGGTCAGGTTGAAAAAGTGATGATTAGTGCCGATCGCAGCAAGGCGTTGGCAAAGACGAGCGATGGTCAAAATATCGCGGTGAATCTGCCGAACGACCCAGAACTCCTTGACATCCTTCAGAAAAATGGCGTTGACATCGCGGTTTCGCCTCAAGCCGAAGATAATGTTTGGGCGCGAGTGCTGAGTACGCTGCTGATTCCATTCCTGCTGCTGGTGGTGCTGTTCTTTGTGCTACGACGGGCACAGAGCGGTCCGGGCAGTCAGGCAATGAATTTTGGTAAGTCGAAAGCGCGAGTTCAAATGGAGCCTCAAACTCAGGTCACGTTTAATGATGTGGCTGGAATTGAGCAAGCGAAGCTGGAACTGGCAGAAGTCGTTGACTTTTTAAAGAATGCCGATCGCTTTACCGCAGTCGGAGCCAAAATCCCGAAAGGTGTGCTGCTGGTTGGCCCTCCGGGAACCGGGAAAACGCTGCTGGCAAAAGCGGTTGCGGGCGAGGCGGGAGTTCCCTTCTTCAGCATCTCTGGTTCTGAGTTCGTGGAAATGTTTGTTGGGGTTGGTGCGTCCCGTGTACGTGACCTGTTTGAACAGGCAAAAGCGAATGCGCCCTGTATCGTCTTCATCGATGAAATTGACGCAGTAGGTCGGCAGCGAGGGGCTGGCTTAGGCGGCGGCAACGATGAGCGCGAACAAACCCTGAACCAGCTACTCACCGAGATGGATGGTTTTGAGGGCAACACAGGCATCATCATCATCGCGGCAACCAACCGTCCTGATGTATTAGATTCTGCTCTCTTGCGTCCGGGTCGTTTTGACCGTCAGGTTGTGGTCGATCGCCCCGACTATGCTGGACGGTTGGAAGTGCTGAATGTCCATGCACGCGGTAAAACCTTAGCGAAGGATGTGGATCTAGAGAAGATTGCCCGTCGGACGCCCGGATTCACGGGTGCGGATTTGGCAAACCTGCTGAACGAAGCGGCAATTCTGGCGGCGCGGCGTAACCTGACCGAAATCTCGATGGATGAAGTCAACGATGCGATCGATCGCGTTTTGGCAGGTCCAGAGAAGAAAGATCGTGTCATGAGCGAGAAGCGCAAGCAACTGGTGGCATATCATGAGGCGGGTCACGCCCTGGTTGGCGCACTAATGCCAGATTATGACCCGGTGCAAAAAATTAGCATTATTCCTCGGGGTCGTGCTGGTGGTTTGACCTGGTTCACCCCTAGCGAAGATCGGATGGATTCTGGCCTCTACTCTCGCTCCTATCTGCAAAACCAGATGGCAGTGGCGTTGGGTGGTCGGATTGCTGAAGAACTGGTGTTTGGTGAAGAAGAAGTGACAACTGGGGCTTCTAATGACTTGCAACAGGTCGCACGCGTTGCCCGTCAGATGGTGACTCGCTTCGGCATGAGCGATCGGCTCGGTCCTGTGGCGCTGGGTCGTTCTCAGGGCGGTATGTTCCTGGGACGGGACATTGTAGCAGAACGCGATTTCTCAGAAGAGACAGCAGCGGCGATCGATGATGAAGTTCGTAACCTGGTGGATCAGGCTTATCGTCGGTCGAAGCAAGTGCTGCAAGAAAACCGCGAGGTGCTCAATAATCTGGCAGATATGCTGATCGATCGCGAAACGGTTGATTCTGAAGAACTGCAAGAGCTGTTGGCAACCAGCAATGTCCGAGTTGCTTCAATTCCCTAG
- a CDS encoding bifunctional serine/threonine-protein kinase/ABC transporter substrate-binding protein, which yields MSYCINPWCHSSRQNPDDLQVCQFCGTPLILHGSQGRSYRLIQPLCEDHPYTEVFQTTDFHQRKKEVLKTLKIDEPKLVELFEQEAALLRRLRHWGIPEYRDSFQFVLNEPDRQILHCLVMEYIEGLNLEQWVQQHKKLDEATALDWLEQITIILGYIHKKNFFHRDIKPSNIIRRANARAGEDLVLIDFGTAREVTNTVLSGGLITRVSSSGYSAPEQLQQRAVPQSDFYALGRTFVYLMTGRRPSNSHLDLDDWEWQTVCPNAELISLINWLMRSNYRDRPQTVDVILKSIKAIRRGEPLQLPNSSPVIINPGFPDSNADDPTGTLPLNLQDEPSNLRQSNSTQTSAPAQPRNSKIEPISFPNSLSKKLPWQTISAVAALAVLGILVVPSLRCSLFSSACSKEFTPLPPPPSFSVEQLVSAGEKDVFDSQELAKPYSDLKQQGMMEFGWGNYAIAISKFDQIREQASQNLSANSEQRQAALIALRDPILLIFRNNAEARQRNQLGKPLYKIAVAVPLNVAPGIDMLRGAALAQQTMIDRGTNLEIVIANDRNNPDQAKQVAGSLANLDVLAVIGHYTSPNTCAALPAYVRGRLPLISPTSTATNLRSDCGADENPVFFRTVSTTEVEAETLEQYLHDQSGVGKAQPKVAAFYNSQEAFSKSLFDQFQAALINKGGSVVKWFDLSSPDFKADQAVRQVQSVDALAVFPDGQTGNSQAFDRALAVLIENNGDKPILGANTLYAQEMLDAFEKEGKENVLVNKLVMAVEWHEQCGAKTFLNEVNQTYAYGGVNRRSALTYEAVQAIAATLKPGITRSEIRSALAAGRPIPSAVTERQTISFDASGNRKEYDSRLLATVQRVGNQLKFVLLSQEQCS from the coding sequence ATGAGCTATTGCATCAATCCCTGGTGTCACAGCAGTCGGCAAAATCCAGACGATCTACAGGTGTGTCAATTTTGCGGCACACCACTTATTCTTCATGGAAGCCAAGGGCGCAGCTATCGGTTGATACAGCCACTCTGTGAAGATCATCCTTACACAGAAGTGTTTCAGACTACAGACTTTCATCAAAGGAAAAAAGAGGTCTTAAAGACACTCAAAATTGATGAGCCTAAACTGGTTGAACTGTTTGAGCAAGAAGCAGCGCTGCTGAGAAGGTTAAGACATTGGGGCATTCCTGAATATCGGGATAGTTTCCAGTTTGTGCTGAATGAACCCGATCGCCAAATTCTTCACTGTTTAGTGATGGAATATATCGAGGGACTGAACCTAGAACAGTGGGTGCAGCAGCATAAAAAGCTTGATGAAGCAACAGCTCTCGACTGGCTGGAACAAATCACTATTATTCTGGGATATATCCACAAGAAAAACTTTTTTCACCGTGATATTAAACCTTCTAACATTATTCGACGAGCAAATGCGAGAGCAGGAGAAGATCTGGTCTTAATTGATTTTGGGACAGCAAGAGAAGTGACGAATACGGTGCTCAGTGGCGGACTGATTACGAGAGTTTCTTCATCAGGCTATTCCGCACCCGAACAACTACAGCAGCGAGCTGTTCCACAATCTGATTTTTATGCACTGGGACGAACTTTTGTATATCTGATGACCGGCAGACGTCCCTCCAATTCGCACCTGGATTTGGACGATTGGGAATGGCAGACTGTCTGCCCGAATGCTGAATTAATTTCGCTAATTAACTGGTTGATGCGTTCAAACTACAGAGATCGACCCCAAACGGTGGACGTGATTCTAAAAAGTATTAAGGCAATTCGTCGTGGTGAACCATTGCAATTGCCCAACAGCAGTCCAGTTATCATCAATCCTGGATTCCCTGACTCCAATGCAGATGATCCTACCGGGACATTGCCGCTGAATCTGCAAGATGAACCTTCCAATCTTCGTCAATCCAATTCAACTCAAACCTCTGCTCCAGCTCAGCCCCGAAACTCCAAAATTGAGCCAATTTCATTCCCGAATTCGCTGTCCAAAAAGCTGCCCTGGCAGACGATCAGTGCTGTTGCTGCACTAGCTGTTTTGGGAATATTAGTCGTGCCATCGCTGCGCTGCTCGTTGTTTTCCTCTGCTTGTTCAAAGGAGTTTACTCCCCTACCACCACCTCCATCCTTCTCTGTTGAACAACTGGTGAGTGCAGGCGAAAAAGATGTCTTTGATAGTCAGGAATTAGCAAAGCCTTATTCGGACTTGAAGCAGCAGGGCATGATGGAGTTTGGCTGGGGCAACTATGCGATCGCTATTAGCAAATTTGATCAAATTCGGGAGCAGGCAAGCCAGAACCTCAGTGCAAATTCTGAACAAAGACAGGCTGCACTAATTGCCCTACGCGATCCGATTCTGCTGATCTTTCGCAATAATGCTGAAGCTCGCCAACGGAATCAGCTAGGTAAACCGCTTTATAAAATTGCGGTGGCTGTGCCATTAAACGTGGCTCCAGGGATTGATATGCTGCGAGGTGCAGCACTGGCGCAACAAACAATGATCGATCGCGGCACCAACCTAGAAATCGTGATTGCAAACGATCGCAACAACCCAGATCAGGCAAAGCAAGTTGCAGGTTCGCTCGCCAATCTGGATGTACTGGCAGTGATTGGACATTACACCAGTCCAAACACCTGTGCTGCACTTCCTGCATATGTCAGAGGCAGATTGCCGCTGATCTCTCCAACCAGTACCGCAACTAATCTGCGGTCAGACTGTGGAGCAGATGAGAATCCTGTGTTCTTTCGGACGGTTTCGACCACAGAAGTTGAAGCAGAAACGCTGGAGCAATATCTGCACGATCAAAGTGGAGTCGGGAAAGCACAGCCAAAAGTCGCCGCATTCTACAATTCCCAAGAGGCTTTTAGCAAAAGCTTGTTTGACCAGTTCCAGGCAGCCCTGATTAACAAAGGTGGCAGTGTGGTCAAATGGTTCGATTTATCGAGTCCAGATTTCAAGGCAGACCAAGCCGTCCGCCAGGTTCAGTCTGTTGATGCCCTTGCTGTTTTTCCAGACGGACAAACCGGAAATTCTCAGGCATTCGATCGAGCATTGGCTGTATTAATTGAGAATAATGGCGACAAGCCTATTCTGGGAGCAAATACGCTATACGCTCAAGAAATGCTTGATGCTTTTGAAAAAGAGGGCAAAGAGAATGTTTTGGTGAATAAACTTGTGATGGCTGTGGAATGGCATGAGCAATGCGGTGCAAAAACTTTTTTGAACGAAGTGAATCAAACTTATGCCTATGGGGGTGTCAATCGGCGCAGTGCTCTCACCTATGAGGCAGTACAGGCGATCGCTGCAACGTTGAAGCCAGGCATAACTCGAAGTGAAATTCGCTCCGCGCTTGCGGCAGGCAGACCAATCCCTAGTGCAGTCACAGAGAGACAGACCATTAGCTTTGATGCCAGCGGTAACCGCAAGGAATATGATTCGAGGCTGCTGGCAACTGTTCAACGAGTCGGCAATCAGCTTAAGTTTGTGTTGCTGAGTCAGGAGCAATGTTCCTAG
- a CDS encoding NfeD family protein, giving the protein MFQDPPITLLNQPVPARIEAIEGYTPRIKYRGTSWGFKLYGSEAPISFNHGQAVRIVGIQGISLLIQC; this is encoded by the coding sequence ATGTTTCAAGATCCCCCAATCACGCTGCTCAATCAGCCTGTGCCCGCCAGGATAGAAGCGATCGAGGGTTATACGCCTCGCATTAAATATCGCGGTACGAGCTGGGGCTTTAAGCTGTACGGTTCTGAAGCGCCGATTTCGTTCAATCATGGACAAGCTGTCCGGATCGTCGGCATTCAAGGAATTAGCTTGTTGATCCAGTGCTGA